From one Eptesicus fuscus isolate TK198812 chromosome 21, DD_ASM_mEF_20220401, whole genome shotgun sequence genomic stretch:
- the CMTM3 gene encoding CKLF-like MARVEL transmembrane domain-containing protein 3, with protein sequence MWPPDPDPEPDPEPAGRSAPGAGVPGLRALLPARAFLCSLKGRLLLAESGLSFITFVCYVASSASAFLTAPLLEFLLALFFLFADAMQLNDKWQGLCWPMMDFLRCVTAALIYFAISITAVAKYSDGASKAAGVFGFFATIVFAIDFYLIFNDVAKFLKQGGSADETTANKEEEEDSDSDSD encoded by the exons atgTGGCCCCCAGACCCGGACCCCGAGCCGGACCCCGAGCCCGCCGGCCGCTCCGCGCCCGGCGCGGGTGTCCCGGGGCTGCGCGCCCTCCTGCCCGCGCGCGCCTTCCTCTGCTCGCTCAAAGGCCGCCTCCTGCTGGCCGAGTCG ggtCTCTCCTTCATCACCTTTGTCTGCTACGTGGCGTCCTCAGCATCTGCCTTCCTCACCGCGCCCCTCCTGGAGTTCCTGCtggccctcttcttcctctttgctGATGCCATGCAGTTGAATGACAAGTGGCAGGGCTTGTGCTGGCCCATGATG gacttcCTCCGCTGTGTCACAGCGGCCCTCATCTACTTTGCCATCTCCATCACAGCTGTCGCCAAATACTCGGATGGGGCTTCCAAAGCGGCCGGG GTGTTTGGCTTCTTTGCCACCATCGTGTTTGCCATTGACTTCTACCTGATCTTCAATGACGTGGCCAAATTCCTCAAACAAGGGGGCTCTGCAGACGAGACCACAGCCAACAAAGAGGAAG aAGAGGATTCCGACTCTGACTCCGACTAA